GCAAGGATACCcaaaattttctaaataataaaaaataaattctgtaagTGTGCCATGTCAGAATTTTTGCCCATGAAACAATGAGATAAGTAATAAGGAAAGTGtacatttcattttacattactTGAACtgcaaaattaatcaaaatcatGCTAAAGTCAGAAAGTATGTGTGTAAAGTGTGCTACAATGTGTCACTTTCATCATCTTTTGTGACATTTATAAAGATCTGACATTGTTGCgagaggtccttccgctcctccagcctatagccgctgagataccggcccatttaaaaaagtggccacttccctctcctctctctcttcacttcctgctccgctggtgactagactcccttcctggttacgcagagggctgttgtctgggacggagatctgtaagttttttcccctttaaataaatatcaccctattaatcataattccaaactgatgtggcattgttagtgacttacgccttcatgaCATTGAAAACAAAGAGGAGGAACAACAGTTTAATAATACAGATATAGATtacattttttgaaagaaatattttgtttaaaatattctatCCCACCACTTATTAAAACTAGCTCCTTTATCTTTTGCAGATGGTACgacattttatattctttccctctctttcaaGAATCATGCAGCTGAGTATCAATGTGACCAATTTCCTTCTCCTTGGCTTGACATAGGACCCCAGGAGGAAGAACATGGTGCTTGCCATTTTCCTGCTCTTTTATATGGGGACATTAGTGGGTAACTTGCTAATCTTTGCTACCATCAAGACAAGTCAGGCACTTGGGAGTCCTATGTACTACTTCCTGTTCTACTTACCCTTGTCTAACACCTGCTTCTCTACAACCATAGCCCCCAGGACAATTGTGGATTCCCTGATGGAGGAGGCCTCTACTTCTTTCAGTGAGTGCATAATCCAAGTCTCTGCATTACATTTATTTGGCTCCCAGGAGatcttcatcctcatcctcatggCTGTTGACCGCTATGTAGCCATCTGTAAGACCCTTCACTTCATGACCATCATGAGCCACCAGGTCTGTGGGATGCTGGTGGCCATAGCCTGGATGGGATCCTGTGTGCATGCTTTAGTTCAGACACTTCTGGCCTTGAGTTTACCCTTCTGTGGTCCCAACAAGATTGGCCATTATTTCTGTGACTTGCAGCCACTGTTGAAAATTGCCTGTTCAGACACATATATGATCAACCTTCTCTTTGTGGCTAACAGTGGGACCCTATGCACAGTTAGTTTTCTCATGCTCATGGTCTCATATGT
This is a stretch of genomic DNA from Microtus ochrogaster isolate Prairie Vole_2 unplaced genomic scaffold, MicOch1.0 UNK85, whole genome shotgun sequence. It encodes these proteins:
- the LOC101980696 gene encoding LOW QUALITY PROTEIN: olfactory receptor 4C11-like (The sequence of the model RefSeq protein was modified relative to this genomic sequence to represent the inferred CDS: substituted 1 base at 1 genomic stop codon), with translation MVRHFIFFPSLSRIMQLSINVTNFLLLGLTXDPRRKNMVLAIFLLFYMGTLVGNLLIFATIKTSQALGSPMYYFLFYLPLSNTCFSTTIAPRTIVDSLMEEASTSFSECIIQVSALHLFGSQEIFILILMAVDRYVAICKTLHFMTIMSHQVCGMLVAIAWMGSCVHALVQTLLALSLPFCGPNKIGHYFCDLQPLLKIACSDTYMINLLFVANSGTLCTVSFLMLMVSYVIILYSLRNHSAEGRKKALFTCVSHIIVVILLLVPSIFIYTRPATTFSMDKMISVFYTICTPFLNPLIYTLRNAEVKNAMRKLWSKRYLR